The following DNA comes from Ornithinimicrobium avium.
AGCAGCCACTTCGTCGAGGCCGGCCATCTGGGCCTGTTCATGGGCCGACGCGCGCTCAAGGAGCACTGGGCCCCGCTGTTCAGGAGCGTCCGCGAGAAGACCGCGGTCGCCCCCGCGCAGAGCAAGCCGGCTCCGAAGCCGGCATCCGCGCCGAAGACCTCGGCGGCGAAGAAGGCACCGGCGAAGAAGGCACCGGCGAAGAAGGCACCGGTTCAGACAGCGCCCACCGCCAAGACCGAGCCGGCCAGCACGCCTGTGGCCAAGCCCTCGACGGCGAGGAAGGACAGCCCCAAGAAGGCCTGAGGTCGGACCTGGCCGCCGCTTGCGCCAGGTGGCGGCCAGGACGACCGACACGCCGCAGCGCACCTCGTCGTCGTGCACGCCACGCCGGCGCATGGCACCGGTGGGTGAAGCCGGGGCGGCGTGCCGGGGCGTGCTGAGCTCACATGTCCATGCCGCCGTTGACGCCCCAGACCTGGCCGGTGATGTAGGCGGACTTGTCCGCGCACAGGAAGTGCACGACGCGGGCGATCTCGTCCGGGTGGGCCAGCCGGGCCATCGGGATCTGGCCCTTGATCTTGTCGAGCACCTTCTCCGGCACCGCCTCGACCATCTCGGTGTTGACGTAGCCCGGCGTCACCGTGTTGACGGTCAGCCCGATCGAGCCGGTGTCGAGCTTGCCGGCACGCTGCAGGTGGAAGACGGCCTCGCGGGCCAGCGTCTTGGTCAGACCGAACAGTCCGGACTTGGACGCGGCGTAGTTGGCCTGGCCGATGTTGCCCATCTCCCCGATGATCGAGGAGACGTTGACGATGCGGCCGGTGCCCCGCTCCACCATGTGCTTCAGGGCCGCCTGGGCCATGTAGAAGGTGCCGGACAGATTGACCGCCAGCACGGAGTCCCAGTCGTCGTCCTGCATCTTCAGCACCGTGCGGTCACGGGTGATGCCGGCGTTGTTGACGAGGATGTCGAGCTGGCCGTGCTGGGAGATGACCTCCTCGACGGTGCGGCGGCAGTCGTCCGCCGTGGCCACGTTGCCCTGGTGCACCGAGAAGCTCGACCCGGGGAACTGTTCCTGCAGCTGACCCAGGAACTCCTGGGCCCGCTCCTGGTCGCGGCCGTAGCCCATGGCGACGGTGGCTCCCTGGTCGGCGAAGCTTCGGCTGATCGCGGCGCCGATGCCCCGGGTCCCCCCGGTCACGAGGGCGACACGACCGGCGAGCTTGCTCCCGCGTGGTCCTGTGGTCTGCTCTGACATCTGGCTCTCCTTCGTCGGAGGATCGGCTGTCACCACACGCTACCCCTTCGCGCGGGCCGGCGGGCGGCCCCGACGGGAAGAGCGGTCAGCCGCACCTCGCGTCGGCGGACCGTACCGCTGCGAGCGCCTGCCCCAGCAGGTCCGGCGCGTCGTGCTCGAGCCACACGACCCGGGGGTCGCGCCCGAACCAGCGCTCCTGCCGGCGCGCCAGCCGCCGGGTGGCCATGACCGTCTCGGCCACGGCCGCCTCCTCGGTCAGCTCGCCGTCGAGCTGGCGCAGCACCTGGGCGTAACCGACGGCGCGCGAGGCGGTGCGCCCCTCGCGCAGCCCGGCCTCCACCAGGCCACGGACCTCGCCGACCAGACCCGCCCCCCACATCGCCGACGCCCGGGCGGCGATCCGCTCGTCGAGCACCTCGCGGTCGGCACGCAGCCCGATCGTCACCGTCGGCTCGACGTGCTCGCGCGTGGGCATGGTGGCGCTGAACGGCCGGCCGGTCAGCTCGATCACCTCCAGGGCCCGGACGATCCGCCGTCCGTTGCGCCGCTCGATCCGTGCCGCCGCCTCGGGGTCGCGCGCCGCCAGCTCCGACCCCAGCGACTCGACCCCCTCCGCCTCGAGCCGGGCCTCGAGCCGGGCGCGAACGTCGGGGTCGGTCGGCGGGATCTCGAGCCGGTCCAGCAGAGCGCGCACGTAGAGCCCGGAGCCGCCCACCACCACCGGCACCGCGCCCCGCTCCCGGATCGCCGCCAGGTCCGCCCGCGCGGCACCCTGGTATGCCGCGACGCTCGCCTCCTGCCTCACGTCCAGCACGTCCAGCTGGTGGTGCGGTATGCCGTGCCGCTCCGCCCCGGTCAGCTTCGCGGTGCCGACGTCCATGCCCCGGTAGAGCTGGGAGGCGTCGGCGTTGACGACCTCTCCGCCGAGCTGGACCGCCAGCTCGACCCCGAGGTCGGACTTGCCGGTGGCAGTGGGGCCGACCACGGCCACGACGGCCCGCCCGCCGCCGGAGGAAGACGGCGCGCCGTGGGCGGGGTCGGACGGCGGGGCGGACACGTCTGCCATCCTGTCACCGTCCGCCCAGAGCGGGTCCTCGCCGCCGGGCAGGACCCGAGGTCCCGAGGCCGAGGGCGTCGAGGAGACCGAGGACAGCGGGGACGCGGAGGGCACCGGCGACGCGGTCCCGCCCCGTGAGCGCAACGAACCGGTCCGACCGCGCCGGGGGGCCTGCACCCCATACCCTGGCACCCATGGTCGACACCCCGATCGAGGTCCACATCATCGCCGACTCCACCGGCGACACCGCCGCACGCGTGGCCCGTGCCGCGGCGGCCCAGTACGTCGGCTACGACGTCCGCATCATCCGCCACCCCCGGCAGTCGACGGCCGACGGGCTGCACGACGCGTTCGCGCGGATGCGCCCGGACCGGGCGCGGACCGTCGTCTTCTCCACGGTCGTCGACGAGGTGCTCAGACGGCTGGTCTCCCAGCTGTGCAAGGACCGCGGGCTGCCGCACGCCGACCTGCTCGAGCCGGCCGTGGGGGCCCTGCGCGAGGTCACCGGGCGCGACCCCTCGCGGGTGGTCACGCCGGTCGGGGTGAGCGAGGACTACTTCAAGCGGGTCCAGGCCATGGAGTTCTCGATCGCCAACGACGACGGGCACCTGTCCAACCACCTGCGCGAGGCCGACATCGTGCTCATCGGGGTGAGCCGCTCGGGCAAGACCCCGCTGTCGATGTACCTGGGCTACCTGGGCTACAAGACCGCCAACATCCCGCTGGTCCCGGGCATCCCTGCTCCCGAGCAGCTCGCCCAGGTCCAGCGCTGGAAGATCGTCGGCCTGACCATCGACCCCGAGCGGCTCTCGGAGATCCGCACCCGGAGGGTGCGGGCGATGGGCTCGCACGCGCTCCAGCGCGACGGCTACACCGAGCTCGTGCGGATCTTCGACGAGCTGGACGAGGTCGCCGGGGTGCAGCGCAGTCTCGGCTGCCCCGTGATCGACACCACGAACCTGGCGCTGGAGGAGGCGGCGGGCAGGGTGATCGAGCTGGTGCAGAAGCGCAAGGAGGCCGCGGCGGGCACGGGGGCACGCTGACGCTAAAGTGCGGCGTGAGGGCCACCAGGGCAGGAGCCCCGGGCGTATCGAAGGAGAGCGGACCGAGATGAGCCAGACCACGTACCTCTACGACATGTCCGAGGGCGACGCGTCGATGAAGAAGTTGCTCGGCGGCAAGGGCGCCAACCTCGCCGAGATGAAACGTCTGGGCATCCCCGTCCCGGACGGCTTCACGATCAGCACCGAGGCGTGCGTGGCCAGCATGGAGGCGGGGGGCGAGTGGCCCGAGCACCTCTGGGAGGACGTCCTCGAGCGGCTCGAGCGGCTCGAGCAGCGGACCGGGCGGACCCTGGGCGGCGCCGAGAAGCCGCTGCTGGTCTCCGTCCGCTCCGGGGCGGTCGTGTCCATGCCCGGGATGATGGACACCATCCTCAACCTGGGCATCGGCGACGAGACGGTGGAGGCCCTCGCCGCGGAGTCGGGCAGCCCGCGCTTCGCCTGGGACTCCTACCGCCGCTTCCTGCAGATGTACGGCGAGGTCGTCGAGGGCGTGGCCCCGCACGTCTTCGAGGACGAGCTCACCGCGATCAAGGCCCGCCGCGGCGTCGAGCAGGACACCGACCTCACCGCCGAGGACCTGCAGGAGCTGGTCGCCACCTACAAGGACGTCTCCCGCAAGGAGCTGGGCCGCGACCTGCCCAGCGACCCACGGGAGCAGCTGCGCGGCGCCGTGGACGCGGTCTTCCGCAGCTGGGACACGCCGCGGGCGCGGGTGTACCGCAGGGCCAACGACATCCCCGACGACCTGGGGACGGCCGTCAACATCATGCAGATGGTCTTCGGCAACCTGGGCGACACCTCCGCCACCGGCGTCTGCTTCACCCGCAACCCCTCCACCGGCGTGCACGAGCTCTACGGCGAGTTCCTGCTCAACGCCCAGGGCGAGGACGTCGTCGCCGGCATCCGCACCCCGCGCGAGCTGGCGGAGATGGAGGAGGTGCTTCCCGAGGCCTACGCCCAGCTCATGCAGACGATGCAGGACCTGGAGAAGCACTACAAGGACATGCAGGACATCGAGTTCACCGTCGAGGACGGCACGCTCTACCTCCTGCAGACCCGCAACGGCAAGCGCACCGCCGCCGCCGCGCTGCGGGTCGCCCGCGACCTGGTCGAGGAGGGTGTGCTGACCCGCGAGGAGGCCCTCACCCGGATCGCGCCCAGCCAGCTGGACCAGCTGCTGCACCCGGCGATCGACCCCGACCACGGCCGCACCCCGCTGACCCGCGGCCTGCCCGCCTCGCCCGGCGCGGCCGTCGGCGCGGTCGTCTTCGACGCCGACACCGCCGCCGAGAGGGGCCGGGCCGACGAGCCGGTCGTGCTGGTGCGCTACGAGACCACGCCGGACGACATCCACGGCGTCATCGGCGCCCAGGGCGTGCTCACCGCGCACGGCGGCATGACCTCGCACGCCGCCGTCGTCGCCCGTGGCATGGGCAAGCCGTGCGTCGCCGGTGCCCAGGGCATCCGGATCAACACCGCCGAGAAGACGCTGACCGTGGGCGAGGACGTCTTCCACGAGGGCGACGTCATCACCCTGGACGGGTCCACCGGTGACGTCTACGGCGAGGCCCTGGAGCTGGTCCCGCCGCAGATCAACGAGGACTTCAGCGCGATCGTCGGCTGGGCCGACGAGGTGCGCCGCCTCGGGGTGCGCGCCAACGCCGACACCGCCGAGGACGCCGCCCGCGCGCGCGAGCTGGGCGCGGAGGGCATCGGCCTGTGCCGCACCGAGCACATGTTCATGGCCGCCGACCGGCTCCCGGCGGTGCGCGAGATGATCCTGGCGGAGTCGGTGGAGGACCGCGCCGAGGCGCTGGAGCGCATCCTGCCGATGCAGCAGGAGGACTTCGAGGGCATCTTCGCCGCGATGAAGGGCCTGCCGGTCACCGTGCGCCTGCTCGACCCGCCGCTGCACGAGTTCCTGCCCGACCTCGTCGAGCAGTCCCTGCACGTCCAGCGTCTGGAGCTGACCGGTGGCGACCAGGACGAGCTGAGCACGGCCCGCACCCTCCTCGGCCAGGTCAAGCGGCTGCACGAGCAGAACCCGATGCTCGGCACCCGCGGCTGCCGCCTCGGCATGCTCTACCCGGAGATCCCCGAGATGCAGACCCGCGCGATCGTGCGCGCCGCGCTCGCGGTCCGCCAGCGCGAGGGCGAGACCGCGCAGGTGGAGGTGATGATCCCGCTGGTGGCCTACGCCAGCGAGCTGCGGGCGCACCGTGAGATCGTCGAGCGCACGGTCGCCGAGGAGCTGGAGGCCGCCGGCGAGCAGCTGGACGTGCGGGTCGGCACGATGATCGAGCTGCCCCGGGCCGTGATGGTGGCCGACCAGATCGCCGAGTACGCCGACTTCTTCTCCTTCGGCACCAACGACCTGACCCAG
Coding sequences within:
- the ppdK gene encoding pyruvate, phosphate dikinase, which gives rise to MSQTTYLYDMSEGDASMKKLLGGKGANLAEMKRLGIPVPDGFTISTEACVASMEAGGEWPEHLWEDVLERLERLEQRTGRTLGGAEKPLLVSVRSGAVVSMPGMMDTILNLGIGDETVEALAAESGSPRFAWDSYRRFLQMYGEVVEGVAPHVFEDELTAIKARRGVEQDTDLTAEDLQELVATYKDVSRKELGRDLPSDPREQLRGAVDAVFRSWDTPRARVYRRANDIPDDLGTAVNIMQMVFGNLGDTSATGVCFTRNPSTGVHELYGEFLLNAQGEDVVAGIRTPRELAEMEEVLPEAYAQLMQTMQDLEKHYKDMQDIEFTVEDGTLYLLQTRNGKRTAAAALRVARDLVEEGVLTREEALTRIAPSQLDQLLHPAIDPDHGRTPLTRGLPASPGAAVGAVVFDADTAAERGRADEPVVLVRYETTPDDIHGVIGAQGVLTAHGGMTSHAAVVARGMGKPCVAGAQGIRINTAEKTLTVGEDVFHEGDVITLDGSTGDVYGEALELVPPQINEDFSAIVGWADEVRRLGVRANADTAEDAARARELGAEGIGLCRTEHMFMAADRLPAVREMILAESVEDRAEALERILPMQQEDFEGIFAAMKGLPVTVRLLDPPLHEFLPDLVEQSLHVQRLELTGGDQDELSTARTLLGQVKRLHEQNPMLGTRGCRLGMLYPEIPEMQTRAIVRAALAVRQREGETAQVEVMIPLVAYASELRAHREIVERTVAEELEAAGEQLDVRVGTMIELPRAVMVADQIAEYADFFSFGTNDLTQTGIGISRDDAEGGFLSAYVSDEVIPANPFESIDRDGVGGLVRIGTERGRSVKPDLKVGVCGEHGGDPASVALFEELGLSYVSCSPYRVPIARFAAARAVLDGQQAG
- a CDS encoding beta-ketoacyl-ACP reductase; protein product: MSEQTTGPRGSKLAGRVALVTGGTRGIGAAISRSFADQGATVAMGYGRDQERAQEFLGQLQEQFPGSSFSVHQGNVATADDCRRTVEEVISQHGQLDILVNNAGITRDRTVLKMQDDDWDSVLAVNLSGTFYMAQAALKHMVERGTGRIVNVSSIIGEMGNIGQANYAASKSGLFGLTKTLAREAVFHLQRAGKLDTGSIGLTVNTVTPGYVNTEMVEAVPEKVLDKIKGQIPMARLAHPDEIARVVHFLCADKSAYITGQVWGVNGGMDM
- a CDS encoding pyruvate, water dikinase regulatory protein, encoding MVDTPIEVHIIADSTGDTAARVARAAAAQYVGYDVRIIRHPRQSTADGLHDAFARMRPDRARTVVFSTVVDEVLRRLVSQLCKDRGLPHADLLEPAVGALREVTGRDPSRVVTPVGVSEDYFKRVQAMEFSIANDDGHLSNHLREADIVLIGVSRSGKTPLSMYLGYLGYKTANIPLVPGIPAPEQLAQVQRWKIVGLTIDPERLSEIRTRRVRAMGSHALQRDGYTELVRIFDELDEVAGVQRSLGCPVIDTTNLALEEAAGRVIELVQKRKEAAAGTGAR
- the miaA gene encoding tRNA (adenosine(37)-N6)-dimethylallyltransferase MiaA; the encoded protein is MADVSAPPSDPAHGAPSSSGGGRAVVAVVGPTATGKSDLGVELAVQLGGEVVNADASQLYRGMDVGTAKLTGAERHGIPHHQLDVLDVRQEASVAAYQGAARADLAAIRERGAVPVVVGGSGLYVRALLDRLEIPPTDPDVRARLEARLEAEGVESLGSELAARDPEAAARIERRNGRRIVRALEVIELTGRPFSATMPTREHVEPTVTIGLRADREVLDERIAARASAMWGAGLVGEVRGLVEAGLREGRTASRAVGYAQVLRQLDGELTEEAAVAETVMATRRLARRQERWFGRDPRVVWLEHDAPDLLGQALAAVRSADARCG